Proteins encoded by one window of Anderseniella sp. Alg231-50:
- a CDS encoding ankyrin repeat domain-containing protein has product MHSLDTLRRAAKTLRKACNDGDPAALERLAVHPPRSDPGKLTHADFLHVIAKENNFASWPSLKLAVEINGMDRARKQQRLKIALYHGHNSVVDRLLADTPDLAHGLLGLEIALYDLPAVKAALRRDPGSAVALLGPRRPILHLAFSKHFQAHPEKEDAMMAIADLLAGHGADVNDGFPFEPGSDHLLSALYGALGHADNMRLAAWLLEHGANPNDNESLYHATELGHRDGLRLLLRHGADPAGTNALLRALDFNDHEAVDLLVKAGADPNEGVSPHPSGEAPMVISALHQAARRMCDAKMANLLLEAGADPDLLYDGMTAHALALVFQNADVAQAIKDAGGSTELPESLQPLIAISEGRAAGVSVDPASLPKECRHMLHNLIHLPGTLPRIKRLVAGGLAFDEADDMDMTPVQLAGWAGLPEVMSFFLDMKPDLNHVNGYGGTLLSTVIHGSENAPQAVNRDHVACARLALQNGVPLPRRAIELAGEDSMAEFLADWADTHPDQSVDHGVA; this is encoded by the coding sequence ATGCACTCTCTTGATACCCTTCGCCGTGCGGCAAAAACCTTGCGCAAGGCCTGTAATGACGGCGATCCGGCAGCGCTGGAACGGTTGGCTGTTCACCCGCCGCGCAGTGATCCCGGCAAATTGACCCATGCTGATTTTCTCCATGTGATTGCGAAAGAAAATAATTTCGCCAGCTGGCCGTCTCTGAAACTGGCCGTTGAGATAAACGGCATGGACCGGGCCCGCAAACAGCAGAGGCTGAAAATTGCGCTGTATCATGGTCACAACTCCGTGGTGGACCGCCTGCTGGCCGACACACCGGACCTGGCCCATGGGTTGCTGGGACTGGAAATTGCCCTTTATGACCTGCCGGCTGTGAAGGCGGCCCTGCGCCGGGACCCGGGTTCAGCCGTTGCACTGCTCGGTCCGCGCCGGCCCATTCTGCACCTGGCATTTTCAAAGCATTTCCAGGCCCACCCGGAAAAAGAAGATGCCATGATGGCCATTGCCGACCTGCTGGCGGGACATGGCGCGGACGTCAATGACGGTTTCCCTTTCGAACCTGGTTCGGATCACCTGCTGTCTGCGCTGTACGGCGCGCTGGGCCATGCCGACAATATGCGGCTTGCCGCGTGGTTGCTCGAACATGGTGCAAACCCCAACGACAATGAAAGCCTTTATCATGCCACCGAGCTTGGCCATCGCGACGGGTTGCGTCTTCTGCTGCGTCATGGCGCGGACCCGGCCGGCACCAATGCACTCTTGCGCGCCCTGGACTTCAATGATCATGAGGCGGTGGATCTGCTCGTGAAGGCAGGCGCCGACCCCAATGAAGGTGTCAGTCCGCATCCGTCCGGCGAGGCGCCGATGGTGATAAGCGCACTGCACCAGGCAGCCCGGCGCATGTGCGATGCGAAGATGGCGAACCTGTTGCTGGAGGCAGGTGCCGACCCGGACCTGCTTTATGACGGCATGACCGCCCATGCGCTGGCGCTGGTGTTCCAGAATGCGGACGTGGCGCAGGCCATCAAGGATGCCGGTGGATCAACCGAGCTTCCCGAAAGTTTGCAGCCGCTGATCGCGATTTCTGAGGGCCGCGCCGCCGGTGTGTCCGTGGACCCCGCCAGCCTGCCTAAGGAATGCCGCCACATGCTGCACAACCTCATCCATCTTCCCGGCACCTTGCCGCGTATCAAGCGGCTGGTTGCCGGTGGGCTTGCGTTTGACGAAGCCGACGACATGGATATGACGCCGGTACAACTTGCCGGCTGGGCGGGGCTACCGGAAGTGATGAGCTTTTTTCTGGACATGAAACCGGACCTCAATCATGTCAACGGCTATGGCGGTACCTTGCTGTCCACCGTTATCCACGGATCGGAAAACGCTCCGCAAGCAGTAAACCGGGATCATGTCGCGTGTGCCCGCCTGGCCCTGCAAAACGGCGTACCACTGCCGCGCCGGGCAATAGAGCTGGCCGGCGAAGACAGCATGGCAGAGTTTCTGGCGGACTGGGCCGATACCCACCCCGATCAGTCAGTTGATCACGGCGTGGCGTGA
- a CDS encoding glyoxalase superfamily protein, which translates to MNRSSPLPPIDVLKIQAKRLREELTASGTVIGHSRSLELLAHQHGYKDWNTLHAATGNRPPASPVAAGQRVSGHYLGQPFIGEVKALETFSQADRFRIVLHFDEPVDVVTFDSFSAFRQRVSCFVGRDGMTAEKTSNGEPQLRLQL; encoded by the coding sequence ATGAACAGATCATCTCCCCTTCCCCCTATCGACGTCCTGAAAATCCAGGCGAAGCGGTTGCGCGAGGAACTCACTGCCTCAGGCACCGTCATCGGCCACAGCCGTTCACTTGAACTGCTGGCCCATCAGCACGGCTACAAGGACTGGAACACGCTGCATGCCGCAACCGGCAACCGGCCTCCGGCCAGTCCCGTTGCAGCCGGGCAAAGGGTCAGCGGCCACTATCTCGGACAACCGTTTATCGGTGAAGTCAAAGCTCTGGAAACATTCTCGCAGGCCGACAGATTCCGGATCGTGCTGCACTTCGACGAACCGGTAGATGTCGTCACGTTTGACAGTTTCTCAGCCTTTCGCCAGCGCGTTTCGTGCTTTGTCGGGCGCGACGGCATGACGGCTGAGAAGACATCCAACGGCGAACCGCAACTCAGGCTGCAGCTCTGA
- a CDS encoding DUF1761 family protein, with translation MAELTTGVSWLAVVAGAVVSFLAGWLWYSPKLFGPKWAEGVGVEMGSADEMPIGAMVSQMAGLFLMSWFVGVTAVSNTLATVILATLAFVVLAYSGGMFAKKSGYARNVDAGYWIVSLVIMIVCQGIFRSM, from the coding sequence ATGGCGGAATTGACAACAGGAGTAAGCTGGCTTGCGGTTGTTGCAGGTGCGGTTGTTTCGTTTCTGGCGGGCTGGCTTTGGTACTCGCCAAAGCTGTTTGGGCCCAAATGGGCAGAAGGCGTTGGCGTGGAAATGGGCTCGGCCGATGAGATGCCGATCGGCGCCATGGTGTCACAGATGGCCGGACTGTTCCTGATGAGCTGGTTTGTCGGGGTCACGGCGGTTTCAAACACTCTCGCCACCGTCATTCTGGCCACACTGGCATTTGTTGTCCTGGCCTACTCAGGAGGCATGTTTGCGAAGAAATCCGGCTATGCCCGAAACGTGGATGCCGGTTACTGGATTGTGTCCCTGGTCATCATGATTGTTTGCCAGGGTATTTTCCGCAGCATGTAG
- a CDS encoding agmatine deiminase family protein: protein MAAKQPALVVPAEEDRHARTFMQWPSSRQVHPEKAFLDILQQTIADIANRIAEFEPVALLAGAEDHMSARKRLAASVELWDIPTEDLWCRDSGPLFARQPDGTLAVSHIRFNGWGGRQIHKKDGLVAARIAKRLGLPVIDSGLKGEAGGVEHDGHGLLMAHESSWVNNNRNPRLSRDDVEKRLLAAYGAERMIWSAGVAGEDITDYHIDSLARFTGPGRVLINLPDKPDMKDPFHVAALDTHDTLVAAKLDVEVIPEPVRRRVKAIDFVASYANYYACNGGVIAAQFGDREADRIAVKALQKHYPGREVVTLNVDTLGEVGGGIHCATQQMPA, encoded by the coding sequence ATGGCAGCTAAACAACCGGCCCTTGTGGTGCCCGCCGAAGAAGACCGGCATGCGCGCACTTTCATGCAGTGGCCAAGCAGTCGCCAGGTCCATCCGGAAAAGGCGTTCCTGGATATTCTGCAGCAAACCATCGCCGATATAGCCAACAGGATTGCAGAATTTGAACCCGTGGCGCTGCTGGCCGGAGCGGAGGATCATATGTCGGCGCGTAAACGCCTGGCTGCTTCGGTTGAGTTATGGGACATTCCGACGGAAGACCTGTGGTGCAGAGACTCAGGTCCGCTGTTTGCCAGGCAGCCGGACGGCACACTCGCGGTCAGTCATATCCGGTTCAATGGCTGGGGCGGCAGGCAGATTCACAAGAAGGATGGCCTGGTCGCAGCACGGATTGCCAAGCGCCTCGGATTGCCGGTTATCGATTCAGGCCTCAAGGGCGAGGCCGGTGGTGTTGAACATGACGGGCATGGCCTGCTGATGGCGCATGAGAGTTCATGGGTGAACAACAACCGCAATCCCCGCCTGTCCCGTGATGATGTCGAAAAACGCCTGCTGGCCGCTTACGGGGCCGAACGCATGATCTGGTCTGCCGGCGTGGCGGGAGAAGACATCACCGACTACCATATTGACAGCCTTGCCCGTTTTACCGGACCGGGCCGGGTTCTGATCAACCTGCCTGACAAGCCTGACATGAAGGACCCTTTCCATGTCGCAGCGCTTGATACGCATGACACGCTGGTGGCGGCAAAGCTTGATGTCGAGGTCATTCCGGAACCGGTCAGACGGCGCGTCAAGGCCATCGACTTCGTGGCGTCCTACGCCAATTACTATGCCTGCAATGGTGGCGTGATCGCAGCTCAATTCGGTGACCGTGAAGCAGACCGGATCGCAGTCAAAGCGCTGCAGAAACATTATCCCGGCCGCGAAGTTGTCACCCTGAATGTCGATACACTCGGTGAAGTCGGCGGCGGCATTCACTGCGCCACACAACAGATGCCGGCATGA
- a CDS encoding VOC family protein has product MTVKRIVANIAANQVGEGHKFYSELLGLKVVMDHGWIVTFAADRPAPVQVSVASEGGSGTPVPDISIEVDDVDQVHQRAKALGFDITYPLTNEPWGVRRFFVRDPFDKLVNIISHTG; this is encoded by the coding sequence ATGACAGTCAAACGCATCGTTGCCAACATCGCAGCAAACCAAGTTGGCGAAGGCCACAAATTCTACAGCGAACTGCTGGGCCTCAAAGTGGTGATGGACCACGGCTGGATTGTTACCTTCGCAGCAGATCGACCGGCTCCAGTGCAGGTAAGTGTTGCCAGTGAAGGCGGCTCCGGCACACCGGTGCCGGACATCTCGATCGAGGTGGATGATGTGGATCAAGTCCATCAGCGGGCAAAGGCACTTGGATTTGACATCACATACCCGCTAACCAATGAGCCCTGGGGCGTTCGCCGGTTTTTTGTCCGCGATCCGTTTGACAAACTGGTCAATATCATTTCACACACCGGCTAG
- a CDS encoding winged helix-turn-helix transcriptional regulator codes for MPDIAKLIGGKWKLIILQILIFKGTKRFSELRRMIEGVTQTMLTNQLRALEKDGLVSRKVYAEVPPRVEYSATQRAMDLQDMFHAMHEWWTKGA; via the coding sequence ATGCCGGATATCGCCAAGCTGATTGGCGGCAAGTGGAAACTTATCATTCTGCAGATACTCATTTTTAAAGGCACCAAGCGGTTCAGCGAGCTTCGTCGAATGATAGAGGGTGTCACCCAGACGATGCTGACCAACCAGCTGCGTGCGCTGGAAAAGGACGGTCTTGTCAGCCGTAAAGTTTATGCGGAAGTGCCGCCAAGGGTGGAATACTCAGCCACTCAAAGGGCCATGGATCTGCAGGACATGTTTCATGCCATGCACGAATGGTGGACAAAGGGGGCCTGA
- a CDS encoding glutathione S-transferase N-terminal domain-containing protein, with translation MTITVHTFSGSPRGWRVLLGLAFKDLSWDTNYLSLADRDHRKPEFLSLNPRHTVPVVEADGVVLRDSIAILAWLDREIPDKPLFGNTPGQAAEIWQIAMECCDYLRDANRQLLSEVFFGDDAVPARGTEKHKSLRAAVKLVHAEQRYLEDLLNDGRPYLAGGVPSAADAVAFPEVRLLQRALETKHHMMTSLGFEAPEQTCPQLAAWKVRIEALPGVAATSPAHWN, from the coding sequence ATGACAATCACAGTACACACATTCAGCGGATCGCCGCGCGGCTGGCGCGTCCTGCTGGGGCTTGCATTCAAAGACCTCAGTTGGGACACCAATTATCTGAGCCTCGCAGACAGGGACCACAGGAAGCCGGAGTTTCTGTCCCTCAATCCACGGCACACCGTCCCGGTCGTTGAAGCAGACGGGGTTGTTTTACGCGACTCCATTGCAATTCTTGCGTGGCTGGACAGGGAAATCCCTGACAAGCCGCTGTTCGGCAACACACCCGGCCAAGCTGCGGAAATCTGGCAGATTGCAATGGAATGCTGTGACTATCTGCGTGACGCCAACCGGCAATTGCTGTCTGAGGTGTTCTTCGGTGACGATGCCGTGCCGGCCCGGGGAACCGAAAAGCACAAGAGCCTGCGCGCAGCCGTCAAACTTGTGCATGCGGAACAGCGTTATCTGGAAGACCTGTTGAACGATGGCCGTCCCTACCTGGCCGGCGGTGTTCCAAGCGCGGCGGATGCTGTCGCGTTCCCGGAAGTCCGGCTGCTGCAGCGCGCACTTGAAACCAAACATCACATGATGACCAGCCTCGGATTTGAAGCACCCGAACAAACCTGCCCGCAGCTGGCCGCCTGGAAGGTGCGCATCGAGGCGCTGCCGGGCGTTGCGGCAACCAGCCCGGCACACTG